Genomic DNA from Dehalococcoidia bacterium:
CAGCATTGGCACGCGCCGCACGGCGACCACTACGACGAGCATTGAGCGGGGGAGTGACGGCGCGCGCTGTGAGCAAGCCCGCTCGGCCCGGACCAAGTGTTGCGCGCGCCGGCCAAAAACGCGCTGCACCGCTCCGCCGACGCGGTGCATAGGCCAGCCCAGGCGGTGGCTCGAATCAAGCCCGAGGCGCAGGCGTGGCGCGGGCGCCGAGAGGCCCATGACCGAGCTCGCCCGCGGGCGGACGGCGTCAGGATCGACGCGGGCACGCGATCGATGCAGCGCGGGTAGACCGCCGGCAGATCGCGTCGTCCGTGTCACCCCTCACCCACGAGCGCAGCCGCGGCACCTCACACTTGCCGGCGTGATACGCGTCGGTGGGTCTTGCCCGCTACCCGGCGCCCCCTTCATGGCTGCGGAGCAGCTGCGCAATCTGCTCCTGGGCGTTCGCGAGCAGGCGGTGCAGATCGCGCTGGGCCTCGCTCGCCGCGTGAAGATGCGTTTGCAGCGCCGCGTTCTGCGCCTCCAACTGCACACGCTGGCGGCGCAGCTCCGCCACCAGCTCCGTGAGATGGGCATTGTCGCGGTTGAGCGCATTAACCTGCTCGCGCTCGCGCTGGTGCAGCCGTTCCACGTCCTCCGGCAGCGCTGGCGCGGCCGGCACGGTCACCAGGCGGCGGCCGGTCGCGTCGCGTTGGGCCGGCAACTGGCCGAGGCGGACGCGCCGCCGCACGGTATCGACGCTCACGCCCAGCACGATCGCCGCCTGCTCCAGCGTCACCTCCGGCATCGTGTTCTCCTCACACAGGTGAACCACCATATTCCGGCGCAATTCCGGAACACTCATGGCGAATGCCTGGCATGTGCCGTGCATACGGTGTACACTTGATGGGTAGACCCTTGCAACCTGCGCGCCGAAGTCGCTGGCGAGCGCCGGCGTCGCTTGAGCTGAGCGACGGCGGAAAGGGATGCCGATGGACGACGAAGGCGCCACACCCCTCGCGCTGCCCGTACTTGGCATTGAAAGCAACAGCGACCGAGCGCGGGCGTTGGAGGCGGTGCTCCGCCGCCTGCAGGGGGTGGTGCGGGCCTACGTAAGCCCGTTCACCGCCCTGGCGTACGTGGACTACCACGCCACACAAATCAGCGAAGCGCAGCTGGTCGGCGCCATCGCCGGCGCCGGTTACCGCGTCGACGATCGGCAACGCCGCTTTCCCTGGCGCCGCTCGTGAGGCGCGCCTGCGCCGTGTCTCTTGCCACGCGCGGCGGCTCAGAGATGAACGCGTGCCGGCCACGGCCGGCGCACGCCGGCGAAGTATGCCTGACGGCGCCGCGCAGCGCCGCAGGGCGAGGAGTTGTGCATGCGGTCAAGCCTGCCCCCGAGCCACGCCGCGGCGCCCCCTGTGCCGCTGAGCGCTGTCGGGCAGTACGCGGAACTGAAGCGGCGCGTGAAAGTCGCCGGCCTGCTCAAACCCCAGCCACGCTACTACGCCTGGAAGTTCGCGACCACGGCGCTGCTGGCCACAATGGCGCTGCTTCTGCTGTCCACAAGCCGCAACCCGTGGTGGTTGGTATTTGACGCAGCACTTCTGGCAGCGGTGTTCGTGCAGTTCGCCTTTCTCGGCCATGATGTCGGGCATCGCCAGGTCGTGCGATCGCAACGCCCTCGCACCGTTCTTAGTCTGATCGTTGGTAATCTGCTGGTTGGAGTCAGCGCGAGCTGGTGGCAAACCAAGCACAATCGGCATCATGGGCATCCCAACCGTCCGGGCTTCGACCCGGATGTTAT
This window encodes:
- a CDS encoding heavy metal-associated domain-containing protein — protein: MDDEGATPLALPVLGIESNSDRARALEAVLRRLQGVVRAYVSPFTALAYVDYHATQISEAQLVGAIAGAGYRVDDRQRRFPWRRS